Proteins encoded together in one Candidatus Sulfotelmatobacter sp. window:
- a CDS encoding flippase — protein sequence MKFNKGQILKNVGSSWFSLGTNVVVGIFISPYIIHHLGDEAFGIWILIFSITGYYGLFDLGIRSSIVRYVAKYSANEEHEQMNRLVNTAMFSYSAIGIVTIGITLVAAYYVHSIFPKIDPADVPTSRLLLLMVGASVSLGFPLGVFSGILEGLQRFYLLNFVNVISTVLRAVLIVVALRHGRGLLTVALITVGLPLVNGLVNGVSVFHLLPLRLGPRYVSRASLRLIAGYSGTTFLIIVAGRLRFKTDALVIGTFVSAAAITYFTIGSRLVDYSSELVSSLAQIFVPMSSQSQAKGDIDGLRKIFVVGNRACALIIFPITAILTVLGKSIIEAWVGPKYIATSYPVLLVLLYPTTLMLAQSASGRTLWGMAKHRTWAYVVLVEGAANLILSVVLVRPYGIMGDAIGTAIPLTCSMILFLPLHLCRLLGIKLRTYLHRAFVFPLALCLPLIAVLLLMQRWFVPHRLGPLLIQLVIAGLVYGLGLAWAFWTKRAWDVGELVANPEDDVTLALVESYQEEA from the coding sequence ATGAAGTTCAACAAGGGCCAGATTCTCAAAAATGTCGGTTCCAGCTGGTTCTCTCTGGGCACCAACGTTGTGGTGGGAATTTTCATTTCCCCCTACATCATTCATCATCTGGGAGACGAAGCTTTTGGTATCTGGATCCTGATCTTTTCCATCACGGGATACTACGGGCTCTTCGACCTGGGCATTCGCTCCTCCATCGTTCGCTATGTCGCCAAATACTCGGCGAACGAAGAACATGAGCAGATGAATCGTCTGGTCAACACCGCCATGTTCAGTTATAGCGCCATCGGCATCGTGACCATAGGGATTACCCTTGTCGCCGCCTACTATGTGCATTCCATCTTTCCCAAGATCGATCCGGCGGACGTGCCAACTTCGCGACTCCTGCTGCTCATGGTGGGCGCCTCCGTGTCGCTGGGCTTTCCGCTTGGCGTTTTCAGCGGCATTCTGGAAGGGTTGCAGCGTTTCTATCTGCTGAATTTTGTCAATGTCATCTCCACGGTGCTGCGAGCAGTGCTGATCGTGGTCGCATTGCGGCACGGCCGCGGGCTGCTGACCGTGGCCCTCATCACCGTCGGCTTGCCGCTGGTGAACGGCCTGGTGAATGGCGTATCTGTATTTCACCTTTTACCATTGCGGCTTGGTCCCCGGTACGTGAGCCGCGCGAGTCTGCGCCTGATTGCCGGATACAGCGGCACAACATTCCTGATCATCGTGGCCGGACGGCTGCGCTTCAAAACCGACGCTCTCGTGATTGGTACCTTCGTCTCGGCGGCAGCTATCACCTATTTCACCATCGGTTCCCGCCTGGTGGACTACTCTTCCGAATTGGTCAGCAGCCTGGCTCAGATTTTCGTTCCCATGTCGAGCCAGTCGCAGGCCAAGGGTGATATCGACGGGCTGCGGAAAATTTTCGTCGTCGGTAATCGCGCCTGCGCCCTCATCATCTTTCCCATCACCGCCATCCTCACGGTATTGGGCAAGTCCATTATCGAAGCCTGGGTTGGTCCGAAATATATCGCCACCAGTTATCCCGTGCTTCTGGTTCTGCTGTATCCGACGACGCTGATGCTGGCGCAGTCCGCCTCTGGACGCACGCTGTGGGGAATGGCCAAACACCGGACATGGGCGTACGTCGTGCTGGTGGAAGGCGCCGCCAACCTGATTCTGAGCGTCGTCCTGGTAAGGCCCTACGGCATTATGGGCGACGCCATCGGCACGGCAATTCCGCTCACCTGTTCCATGATTCTTTTCCTGCCCCTGCACTTGTGCCGCTTGTTGGGCATCAAGCTTAGAACTTATCTCCATCGAGCATTTGTTTTTCCGCTTGCGTTATGTCTTCCTTTGATCGCGGTTCTTCTTCTGATGCAGCGCTGGTTCGTCCCTCATCGATTAGGCCCGCTTCTGATACAACTGGTGATTGCGGGGCTGGTATATGGTCTCGGCCTGGCCTGGGCGTTTTGGACCAAACGCGCCTGGGATGTGGGAGAACTGGTGGCGAATCCCGAGGATGACGTAACCCTCGCGCTGGTGGAAAGTTATCAGGAGGAAGCATAG
- a CDS encoding 4'-phosphopantetheinyl transferase superfamily protein, which produces MKVSIRVNVGDCGEPGDYVVPELESDVVQVWTRSLQVAPHLELACYELLSSEERERAARYRVGGPRSDFVLTRGTLRWLAASYLATTPQELSFRYSSYGKPFLDGASELRFNVSHTDGLALMAFVKAREVGIDVEKIRPVPELRQLTERFFSVHERQSLHPLCGEELCSAFFRCWTRKEAYVKARGEGLSLPLHQFDVSIAASSSKALLATRPDSSEAERWMLSDLTAQPAYAAALAVANTANATPIEYRDRNLGAVK; this is translated from the coding sequence ATGAAGGTCAGCATAAGAGTGAATGTAGGGGACTGCGGTGAGCCGGGAGATTATGTCGTTCCCGAACTTGAGTCTGACGTGGTGCAGGTGTGGACTCGCTCGCTGCAAGTTGCCCCGCACCTGGAGTTGGCCTGCTACGAATTGCTCTCGTCCGAGGAACGTGAGCGCGCGGCCCGATATCGTGTTGGGGGGCCACGCTCAGATTTTGTCCTGACTCGAGGAACGCTTCGTTGGCTCGCTGCGAGTTATCTGGCGACAACGCCGCAGGAGTTGTCGTTCCGCTATTCCTCGTACGGCAAGCCGTTCCTCGATGGAGCGTCCGAGCTGCGCTTTAACGTTTCGCACACCGATGGTTTGGCTCTGATGGCTTTCGTTAAGGCTCGCGAGGTTGGGATCGACGTGGAAAAAATCAGGCCGGTGCCGGAACTGAGGCAACTCACGGAACGATTTTTTTCCGTCCATGAGCGGCAGAGTCTGCATCCTCTCTGCGGCGAAGAGCTATGCTCGGCGTTCTTTCGTTGCTGGACTCGCAAAGAAGCCTATGTCAAGGCGAGGGGAGAGGGATTGTCATTGCCGCTGCATCAATTCGACGTTTCCATCGCGGCCAGCTCATCTAAAGCCCTGTTGGCCACCCGCCCAGACTCGTCCGAAGCGGAGCGCTGGATGCTGAGCGACCTGACCGCGCAGCCCGCGTATGCGGCGGCCTTGGCGGTGGCGAATACCGCGAACGCCACCCCCATCGAATACCGTGATCGTAATCTCGGGGCCGTGAAATGA
- a CDS encoding sulfotransferase domain-containing protein, translating into MQTAPGNMQRLWGALAQAGRVLTGRQIAGRGLTVFPDDVFLVSYPRSGNTWTRFLLGNLLYQHDPVTFSNIEARIPEIYFNRDRVLRNLPRPRMLKSHECFQPHYPRVIYIVRDPRDVAVSFYHHNVKARNIPDDYPMTSFVPRFIAGEFDRKFGSWRENVLSWTLLRRNESTFLMLRYEDMKRDPVTVLADIVAFLDRCSFGKIDSNSAALQRTIELSSPERMRALEKKEAANWVLTKHTRSDKPFVRSAISGGWKTQLTPESVAAIESAWGGLMQSLGYELTSDRTSDRASDRTLATAGSGSAGSERL; encoded by the coding sequence ATGCAGACGGCCCCGGGAAATATGCAAAGGCTTTGGGGCGCGCTGGCCCAGGCGGGGCGCGTGCTTACCGGACGGCAGATCGCCGGTCGCGGCCTCACCGTTTTTCCGGATGACGTTTTTCTTGTTTCCTATCCCCGCTCTGGAAACACCTGGACGCGATTCCTCCTCGGGAATTTGCTTTACCAGCACGATCCGGTCACGTTTTCCAATATTGAAGCGCGCATTCCGGAAATTTATTTCAATCGCGACCGCGTGCTCAGGAACCTTCCGCGTCCCCGCATGCTGAAGAGTCACGAATGCTTTCAGCCGCATTATCCGCGGGTCATCTACATCGTGCGCGATCCGCGGGATGTGGCTGTGTCTTTCTATCACCACAATGTGAAGGCGCGAAACATACCGGATGACTATCCCATGACGAGTTTCGTGCCCCGCTTCATCGCAGGGGAGTTTGATCGCAAATTCGGCTCGTGGCGAGAGAATGTTCTGAGCTGGACCTTGCTGCGGCGGAATGAGTCCACGTTCCTGATGCTTCGCTACGAGGATATGAAGCGCGACCCGGTGACGGTTCTCGCCGACATCGTCGCTTTCCTCGATCGCTGTTCCTTTGGCAAGATCGACTCCAATTCCGCCGCCTTGCAGCGAACCATCGAACTGAGTTCCCCGGAGCGGATGCGCGCTCTGGAGAAAAAAGAAGCCGCCAACTGGGTGCTGACCAAGCACACGCGTAGCGACAAGCCTTTCGTCCGCTCCGCGATTTCCGGGGGATGGAAAACTCAGCTTACTCCGGAGTCGGTGGCTGCGATCGAGTCGGCATGGGGCGGCTTGATGCAAAGTCTGGGATATGAATTAACTTCGGACCGAACTTCGGACCGGGCTTCGGATCGTACCCTCGCAACCGCGGGATCCGGCTCCGCTGGAAGCGAGCGCTTGTGA
- a CDS encoding sulfotransferase domain-containing protein, with the protein MSRLSTHLKAISQTALGRTPAGRGLSVFPGDLFLVSYFRSGSTWSRFLFGNFIHQDEPVTFTNMGRLVPIIYDFPDRVLRRLPRVLKSHECFDPRYPRVIYIVRDPRDVAVSFYFFNLKVRVIPDGYSMDEFVTRFVAANVVGYADRVGCWQDHVLSWLRLRDGRPGFRMVRYEDLLADPAKELTNLAPLLGIEPTPARVERAVQLSSASHMQSLERKQSQQWAATKGTRQDIPFVREAKAGGWAKKLSPAAVRTIEQAWGSTMKELGYALVMDATPERELVKG; encoded by the coding sequence TTGAGTCGCTTGTCAACGCACTTAAAAGCCATATCGCAGACCGCCCTGGGACGCACTCCCGCGGGGAGAGGCCTATCCGTTTTTCCCGGCGACCTTTTCCTGGTCAGCTACTTTCGCTCCGGCAGCACCTGGTCGCGTTTCCTGTTCGGCAACTTCATCCATCAGGACGAGCCCGTCACTTTTACAAATATGGGGCGGCTTGTTCCCATTATTTACGACTTTCCCGATCGCGTGCTTCGGCGTTTGCCTCGCGTCCTGAAAAGTCATGAGTGCTTCGATCCACGTTATCCCCGCGTGATTTATATCGTGCGCGATCCGCGGGATGTGGCAGTTTCGTTTTATTTCTTCAATCTTAAGGTGCGAGTCATCCCTGATGGATATTCGATGGATGAATTCGTGACCCGGTTCGTGGCCGCCAATGTGGTAGGTTACGCCGACCGCGTCGGCTGCTGGCAGGACCATGTTCTAAGCTGGCTGCGCCTGCGAGACGGACGGCCGGGATTCAGGATGGTCCGCTACGAAGATCTTTTAGCTGACCCGGCGAAAGAACTCACCAACCTCGCTCCCCTGTTGGGAATCGAACCCACTCCCGCTCGCGTGGAGCGAGCTGTGCAGTTAAGTTCAGCCAGCCACATGCAGTCTCTCGAAAGGAAGCAATCCCAACAGTGGGCGGCCACGAAAGGCACTCGGCAGGATATTCCCTTTGTGCGCGAGGCCAAAGCCGGCGGCTGGGCGAAAAAGCTTTCACCCGCTGCAGTCCGCACCATCGAACAGGCATGGGGATCCACCATGAAAGAACTGGGCTACGCTCTGGTTATGGACGCCACTCCGGAACGCGAACTGGTGAAAGGCTGA
- a CDS encoding sulfotransferase produces the protein MKQPAPLVDRSCAPVFVVGSARSGTTLLYDTLLSAGGFAVYLGESNIFNLLAPRFGDLSVRKNREKMLNVWLGSRLFRVSGLERSQIEDKVEHCRNAGDFLSAVMGELARQQNVRRWAANAPEEILHLEHIKDTIPNALIIHAIRDGRDVSVSLSEKRYIQPFPWKDRETPEGAALYWEWIVKKGRAAGAKFGGDYTEVRFEELVHDPRMVLRRLSGFLHHDLDYDRIQKTAIGTVARPNTSFSAQRQQGFNPVARWKKQLTPQQLTRIEGLVGGTLSDLGYELATSGQSACNKAQLAWNRLLYRQFFELKYQSKKNRFLRALRPALTSQYVDQIVIVDDRVSASTGKIQSGFLTHGPLGEVSPVQAMVQH, from the coding sequence ATGAAACAGCCCGCGCCCTTAGTCGATAGGAGCTGTGCGCCAGTCTTCGTAGTTGGAAGCGCCCGTTCTGGGACGACTCTTCTCTATGATACCTTGCTCTCGGCGGGCGGCTTTGCCGTTTATCTCGGTGAATCCAATATCTTCAACCTCCTGGCGCCGCGATTCGGTGATCTCAGCGTGCGCAAGAACCGAGAGAAGATGTTGAATGTCTGGCTGGGCAGCCGGCTCTTTCGGGTCTCGGGTCTGGAACGCTCTCAAATTGAAGATAAGGTGGAACATTGCCGGAATGCCGGCGACTTTCTCAGTGCGGTGATGGGTGAGCTGGCGAGGCAGCAGAATGTCCGCCGTTGGGCCGCAAATGCGCCAGAAGAGATTCTCCACCTGGAGCATATTAAGGACACTATTCCTAATGCACTGATTATCCACGCCATCCGTGACGGTCGAGATGTGAGCGTGTCTTTATCGGAAAAACGCTACATCCAGCCGTTCCCGTGGAAAGACCGCGAAACTCCCGAGGGCGCTGCTCTCTACTGGGAGTGGATTGTGAAGAAAGGGAGAGCGGCCGGAGCCAAATTCGGGGGGGACTACACCGAGGTCCGGTTCGAGGAGTTGGTTCACGACCCTCGCATGGTTCTCCGGCGATTGAGCGGGTTCCTGCACCACGATCTCGACTACGATCGCATCCAGAAGACCGCGATTGGAACCGTAGCTCGCCCTAACACATCTTTCTCGGCGCAGCGGCAGCAGGGCTTCAATCCGGTTGCGCGTTGGAAAAAGCAGCTGACTCCGCAGCAACTGACCAGAATTGAAGGCTTGGTCGGCGGAACTCTGTCGGATCTGGGCTACGAGTTGGCGACATCAGGCCAAAGCGCGTGCAACAAGGCTCAGTTGGCCTGGAATCGTCTTCTGTACCGCCAGTTTTTCGAACTCAAATATCAGTCGAAGAAAAACCGTTTTCTTCGCGCTCTGCGGCCAGCGCTCACCTCGCAGTACGTGGATCAGATCGTTATAGTAGATGATCGGGTGTCGGCCAGCACGGGTAAGATCCAGAGTGGTTTTTTGACGCATGGGCCGCTCGGCGAAGTTTCCCCCGTACAGGCGATGGTCCAGCACTAA
- a CDS encoding amino acid adenylation domain-containing protein, with protein MTLKAAEQIARSSTKESPLSPAQERLWVLDQLHPRNPAQNIAGGMRFTEGVDRSALESALRLVVQRHEILRTVFRSVDGEPRQMVLPTSPVQLRVVDLRSSPAPERPVHLLHLAQEEVRDPFDLAEEIPWRATLFGVSDNEHVLLVVTHRIVCDEISMDLLRREIALLYLAQADGKTPQQSSISPQCNEIISRQTVSTSDLSYWLQRLQGAPSSLDLPTDRARPPVQTFGGAKHSIRIEAALLRKLLDLAQEADVTLFSTVLAALGVLLFRYSRQHDIVIGTRVSGREQPELKNLIGPLENMLALRVDLSGDPTFSELLIHARDTVQQAFDHQDVPFETLLRELRLERDMSRHPLFQVMLTLKDVAANSDLPAVMSPFDVENSAEQLDLSVELTVSDDLQISFSYNPDLFDAATIGRMAGHLRILLESAANERSLNDASTRISQMPLLSEAERHQLLVEWNDTRVGYPRDVPLHRFIEDQVEKTPESIALVFGSERLSYSQLNGRANQLAHRLKKYGVGPDVLVGVCAERSLELVIALLAVIKAGGAYIPLDPEYPKDRLETMLQDANPPVVLTQAHLLDRLPDGARNVFGLDRDWPSLQSESPENIPSEVNGKSLAYAIYTSGSTGKPKGVPNVHEGIVNRLLWMQEMYRLTARDRVLQKTPFSFDVSVWEFFWPLMTGATLVVARPGGHRDPAYLVNLIADQGITTLHFVPSMLNIFLEVGGLERCQGLRQVFASGEALPFELQQRFFERLGAELHNLYGPTEAAVDVTYWRCTPDSERTIVPIGRPIANTQIYILDTTLQPVPIGVAGELHIGGIGLARGYLNKPDLTAQKFIPDPFNHSSEGRLYKTGDLARFLSDGNVEYLGRIDHQVKLRGFRIELGEIEAVLGECTGVLQATVVVREDNPGDRRLVAYLIPAPGQEFDLERVRKEVKDKLPEYMVPSRFVVVQEFPMTTSGKVDRKALPPPALERETSVEIVAPRNELESKLAGMFANVLGLPSVGVTDNFFDLGGHSLLAGRLLSQVNEKTGRQIPLSALFRGATVESLALLIEQESEGENDPVVMEIQRGESSRLPFFAIVPPGEESLGYAMLARHMGPEQTVYKIQGQTPVTRGKRPYSADEMRALTREYIAAMRSVQPHGPYCVGGLCDGTHIAEQIVLSLEAQGEELGLFAIFDTWVLQHSQRRWLWKIYYYGERLREVKKKSLSQRVASYKRVAANKVQNLVGAKSSRTDWQQAYWPEDFTPPRFRAPVILFKRPNQPFYYIDDPQMGWGARSAGGVEIHKVDFHHAEILREPQVGIFGLELAAALARVSAAAKSAETPEASLAMASPRQPRS; from the coding sequence ATGACCCTTAAGGCGGCGGAACAAATCGCACGGTCCTCGACGAAGGAAAGCCCGCTCTCTCCTGCTCAAGAACGCCTTTGGGTGTTGGACCAACTGCATCCTCGCAATCCTGCTCAGAACATCGCCGGTGGTATGCGCTTTACCGAAGGGGTGGATCGGAGTGCGCTGGAGTCTGCGCTCCGGCTCGTGGTGCAGCGGCACGAAATTCTAAGGACGGTGTTCCGATCTGTCGATGGAGAGCCCCGGCAAATGGTCCTTCCGACGAGCCCCGTACAATTAAGAGTTGTTGACTTGCGATCCTCGCCTGCGCCGGAACGACCTGTGCATCTTCTTCACTTGGCGCAAGAGGAAGTTCGCGATCCGTTTGATCTGGCGGAAGAGATTCCCTGGCGTGCAACCTTGTTTGGAGTGTCGGACAACGAACACGTGCTTCTAGTGGTCACCCATCGCATCGTCTGCGATGAGATTTCGATGGATTTGTTACGCCGCGAAATAGCCTTGCTCTACCTGGCGCAAGCGGATGGAAAAACGCCGCAGCAATCCAGCATTTCGCCGCAGTGCAACGAGATTATATCGCGGCAAACTGTAAGTACATCTGACCTCTCCTATTGGTTGCAACGCCTCCAGGGCGCACCATCCAGCCTCGATTTGCCCACAGATCGCGCTCGTCCTCCGGTCCAGACCTTTGGCGGGGCAAAGCATAGCATAAGGATTGAAGCGGCGCTGCTACGAAAGCTTCTCGATCTTGCGCAAGAAGCCGACGTCACATTGTTCTCGACCGTGCTCGCCGCTCTTGGCGTTCTTCTATTCCGATACAGTCGGCAGCACGACATCGTCATCGGGACGCGCGTCTCCGGTCGTGAGCAGCCTGAACTCAAGAATTTAATTGGCCCGCTGGAAAACATGCTGGCGCTTCGCGTCGACCTGTCGGGCGATCCCACTTTCTCCGAGCTGTTGATTCATGCGCGCGACACGGTTCAGCAAGCCTTCGACCACCAAGATGTACCCTTCGAAACCCTGCTCCGCGAGTTGCGGCTGGAGCGGGATATGTCCCGTCATCCGCTGTTCCAGGTCATGCTCACCTTGAAAGATGTTGCGGCGAATTCAGATTTACCGGCAGTCATGAGTCCTTTTGATGTGGAGAACTCCGCCGAGCAACTGGACCTGTCGGTCGAATTGACGGTGAGTGACGATCTGCAAATATCTTTCAGCTACAATCCCGATCTTTTCGATGCCGCGACCATCGGCCGTATGGCAGGACACTTACGGATTCTGCTGGAGTCGGCGGCGAACGAGCGAAGCCTGAACGATGCAAGCACCAGGATTTCGCAGATGCCTCTTCTCAGCGAGGCCGAGCGGCATCAGCTTTTGGTGGAATGGAATGACACGCGGGTGGGCTATCCGAGGGATGTTCCTCTTCACCGATTCATCGAAGACCAGGTAGAGAAGACGCCCGAGTCCATCGCTCTGGTCTTCGGATCGGAACGGCTCAGCTACAGCCAATTGAACGGACGTGCCAACCAATTGGCGCATCGCCTGAAGAAATACGGCGTCGGTCCGGATGTGCTGGTGGGCGTCTGCGCCGAGCGATCGTTGGAACTTGTCATCGCTCTACTGGCCGTCATCAAGGCCGGCGGGGCATATATTCCCTTGGACCCGGAATATCCAAAAGACCGCCTGGAGACCATGTTGCAGGACGCGAATCCGCCGGTCGTGCTGACTCAGGCGCATTTACTCGATCGCCTTCCTGACGGTGCGCGGAACGTTTTCGGTCTTGACCGTGACTGGCCATCCCTGCAATCAGAGAGTCCCGAAAATATTCCGTCGGAAGTCAACGGGAAAAGTCTGGCATATGCAATTTACACCTCGGGATCCACGGGAAAGCCGAAGGGCGTGCCCAACGTTCACGAGGGCATAGTGAACCGCCTGCTCTGGATGCAGGAGATGTATCGGCTGACCGCCCGCGACCGCGTCCTACAGAAGACGCCTTTTAGCTTCGACGTCTCCGTGTGGGAATTTTTCTGGCCGCTGATGACTGGCGCCACGCTCGTAGTAGCCCGTCCCGGCGGTCATCGCGATCCTGCATACCTGGTCAATCTGATTGCCGATCAGGGCATCACCACTCTTCATTTCGTGCCTTCGATGCTCAACATTTTTTTGGAAGTCGGTGGACTGGAACGCTGCCAGGGGTTGCGACAGGTGTTCGCCAGCGGCGAGGCCCTCCCCTTCGAATTGCAGCAGCGCTTTTTCGAGCGGCTCGGAGCTGAGCTGCACAATCTGTACGGCCCGACCGAAGCCGCCGTCGACGTAACTTACTGGCGTTGCACTCCGGATAGCGAGCGAACGATTGTTCCCATCGGTCGGCCCATCGCCAATACCCAGATCTACATCCTGGATACAACTCTCCAACCAGTTCCGATTGGAGTCGCAGGGGAATTGCATATCGGTGGAATTGGTCTGGCCCGTGGATACCTGAACAAGCCCGATCTGACTGCACAAAAATTCATTCCTGATCCGTTCAACCATTCTTCCGAAGGCCGCCTGTACAAGACTGGAGATCTAGCCCGTTTCCTAAGCGACGGCAACGTTGAATATCTGGGCCGCATCGATCATCAGGTGAAGCTCCGCGGCTTTCGCATTGAACTTGGCGAGATCGAGGCTGTTTTGGGCGAGTGCACCGGCGTTCTGCAAGCGACTGTCGTGGTGCGCGAAGATAATCCCGGCGACAGGCGCCTGGTCGCCTACTTGATCCCGGCGCCCGGTCAGGAATTTGACCTCGAACGCGTCCGCAAAGAAGTGAAGGACAAACTCCCCGAGTACATGGTGCCTTCACGGTTCGTCGTGGTTCAAGAATTTCCGATGACCACCAGCGGCAAGGTCGACCGCAAGGCGTTGCCACCCCCCGCTCTCGAGCGGGAAACGTCAGTGGAGATCGTCGCCCCGCGTAACGAACTGGAGTCGAAGCTGGCTGGTATGTTTGCGAATGTCCTGGGCTTGCCCTCAGTCGGCGTTACCGACAATTTCTTTGACCTGGGAGGGCACTCGTTGCTGGCGGGACGGCTGCTTTCTCAAGTGAATGAAAAGACCGGTCGCCAAATTCCTCTTTCCGCGCTGTTTCGGGGCGCCACCGTCGAATCGCTGGCCCTGCTGATCGAGCAGGAATCGGAAGGCGAGAACGATCCGGTCGTAATGGAAATCCAGCGCGGAGAAAGCAGCCGGCTCCCCTTCTTCGCCATCGTCCCGCCCGGAGAAGAGTCGTTGGGTTATGCCATGCTGGCGCGACACATGGGTCCCGAACAAACTGTCTACAAAATCCAGGGGCAGACTCCCGTAACCCGCGGAAAGCGGCCCTATTCTGCCGACGAGATGCGAGCCCTGACGCGCGAATACATCGCAGCCATGCGCTCCGTGCAACCGCACGGCCCGTACTGCGTGGGCGGCCTGTGCGACGGAACTCATATCGCAGAACAGATTGTTCTCAGTCTCGAAGCGCAAGGCGAGGAGCTCGGATTGTTCGCCATCTTCGACACCTGGGTTTTGCAGCACAGTCAAAGGCGCTGGTTGTGGAAGATCTACTACTACGGCGAGCGCCTGCGCGAAGTGAAAAAGAAAAGTCTCTCCCAGCGCGTCGCTTCTTACAAACGTGTGGCGGCTAACAAGGTCCAGAATCTTGTCGGCGCGAAATCGTCGCGCACCGATTGGCAGCAAGCCTATTGGCCCGAGGATTTCACTCCGCCGCGCTTCCGGGCGCCGGTGATTTTGTTCAAGCGGCCGAACCAGCCATTTTATTACATCGACGATCCGCAGATGGGTTGGGGCGCGCGCAGCGCCGGCGGAGTCGAGATCCACAAGGTGGATTTTCATCACGCCGAAATTCTGCGCGAGCCGCAGGTCGGAATTTTCGGCCTAGAGCTCGCTGCCGCCCTGGCCCGCGTTTCGGCTGCCGCAAAGTCCGCGGAAACTCCCGAGGCTTCTTTGGCGATGGCCTCACCCAGGCAGCCACGTTCATGA